The proteins below come from a single Pandoraea apista genomic window:
- a CDS encoding YqgE/AlgH family protein yields the protein MPNDRINLTNQFLIAMPGMADPTFSGTVVYLCEHSEKGAIGLVINRPTDIDLQSLFERLDLKLEIDPLAHQPVFFGGPVQTERGFVLHEATGTSYSSSLSVPGGLEMTTSKDVLEAVANGQGPSRFLLTLGHSGWSAGQLEDEIGRNGWLTVAADPGIVFDVPPAERFDAALALLGVTSSMLSADAGHA from the coding sequence ATGCCGAACGACCGTATCAATCTCACGAATCAGTTTCTCATCGCCATGCCGGGCATGGCCGATCCGACGTTTTCCGGCACCGTCGTGTACCTGTGCGAGCACAGCGAAAAGGGCGCGATCGGGCTCGTCATCAATCGTCCGACCGACATCGATCTGCAATCGTTGTTCGAGCGTCTCGACCTGAAGCTGGAAATCGATCCCCTGGCGCACCAGCCGGTATTTTTCGGCGGTCCGGTGCAGACCGAGCGTGGCTTCGTGCTGCACGAAGCCACCGGCACGTCGTATAGCTCGTCGCTATCGGTGCCGGGCGGCCTCGAGATGACGACATCGAAAGACGTGCTCGAAGCCGTGGCCAACGGGCAAGGGCCGAGCCGCTTCCTGCTCACGCTCGGGCACTCGGGCTGGAGTGCGGGGCAACTCGAAGACGAAATCGGCCGCAATGGCTGGCTGACCGTCGCCGCTGACCCGGGCATCGTGTTCGATGTGCCGCCGGCCGAGCGCTTCGACGCCGCACTGGCGCTGCTGGGCGTTACGTCGTCGATGCTCTCCGCCGACGCAGGTCACGCATGA
- the ruvX gene encoding Holliday junction resolvase RuvX yields MTAGSATVLAFDYGERRIGVAIGNLMLREARALTVLANLNREVRFAETGKLIAEWQPELIVVGLPCHPDGTPHAMTQQAKRFGNQLNGRFDVPVVWVDERYSSVAAAAALAEAGVKVSQKTSLDAEAARIILQQYFDEHVPA; encoded by the coding sequence ATGACGGCTGGCAGTGCCACGGTACTCGCCTTCGATTACGGCGAGCGCCGGATCGGCGTGGCGATCGGCAATCTCATGCTGCGCGAAGCCCGCGCACTCACCGTGCTTGCCAATCTCAATCGCGAAGTCCGGTTCGCCGAGACCGGCAAGCTCATTGCGGAATGGCAACCCGAACTGATCGTTGTCGGGCTGCCCTGTCACCCCGACGGCACTCCGCACGCGATGACCCAGCAAGCCAAGCGCTTCGGAAATCAACTCAACGGACGATTCGACGTGCCCGTCGTGTGGGTGGACGAGCGCTACTCGTCGGTCGCCGCTGCGGCGGCGTTGGCCGAGGCGGGCGTGAAGGTGTCCCAGAAGACATCGCTCGACGCCGAAGCTGCTCGCATCATCCTCCAACAGTATTTCGACGAGCATGTGCCAGCCTGA
- a CDS encoding aspartate carbamoyltransferase catalytic subunit, translated as MANGILGRRGHPQLNRHGELKHLLTVEGLPRAVLTHILDTATQFVGVNDADVKKVPLLSGKSVFNLFFENSTRTRTTFEIAAARLSADVLNLNITASSTSKGETLLDTIGNLSAMHADLFVVRHAQSGAPYLIAEHCAPHVHVINAGDGRHAHPTQGLLDMYTIRHHKGEFQNLTVAIVGDILHSRVARSDIHALTTLGVPEVRAIGPRTLLPTGLEQLGVRVFHDMDEGLRGVDVVIMLRLQNERMNGALLPSAAEYFKYYGLTPERLALARPDAIVMHPGPMNRGVEIDSSVADGPQSVILEQVSFGIAVRMAVMSIVAANHG; from the coding sequence ATGGCTAACGGAATCCTCGGCCGGCGCGGCCATCCCCAACTCAATCGCCACGGTGAACTGAAGCACTTGCTAACAGTGGAGGGGTTACCGCGCGCCGTGCTGACGCACATTCTCGACACTGCCACGCAGTTCGTTGGCGTGAACGATGCCGACGTCAAAAAGGTGCCGTTGCTCAGCGGCAAGTCGGTCTTCAATCTGTTCTTCGAGAATTCCACCCGTACGCGAACGACGTTTGAGATCGCGGCAGCGCGCTTGTCGGCCGATGTGCTGAATCTGAATATCACTGCGTCGTCGACGAGCAAGGGCGAGACATTGCTGGATACGATCGGCAACCTGTCGGCCATGCATGCGGATCTGTTCGTCGTGCGTCACGCGCAGTCGGGGGCGCCGTATCTGATTGCGGAGCATTGCGCGCCGCATGTGCATGTCATCAACGCAGGCGATGGACGTCATGCGCACCCTACGCAGGGCCTGCTCGACATGTACACCATTCGCCATCACAAGGGTGAATTCCAGAACCTGACGGTCGCGATTGTTGGGGACATTCTGCATTCGCGGGTGGCGCGTTCAGATATTCACGCGCTCACCACGCTTGGCGTGCCGGAAGTGCGCGCCATCGGTCCGCGTACGCTCTTGCCCACCGGCCTTGAGCAACTCGGCGTGCGCGTGTTCCACGACATGGACGAAGGGCTTCGCGGCGTGGACGTCGTGATCATGTTGCGCTTGCAGAACGAGCGAATGAACGGCGCGCTGTTGCCCTCGGCCGCTGAGTATTTCAAGTATTACGGCCTGACGCCGGAGCGTCTTGCCTTGGCCAGGCCCGATGCCATCGTCATGCACCCGGGGCCGATGAACCGGGGCGTGGAGATCGATTCGTCTGTCGCAGACGGCCCGCAGTCGGTCATTCTCGAACAAGTGTCGTTCGGCATTGCCGTGCGCATGGCGGTGATGAGTATCGTCGCCGCAAACCACGGGTAG
- a CDS encoding dihydroorotase, with protein sequence MKLHLKGGRVIDPATRTDRVQDVFIAEGNIASLGEMPADFTAERTFDATGLVVMPGLVDLAARRVTVASEAAAALAGGVTRVVCPPDADPVLDKPDLVEMLQLRARATHLVQVHPLGALSVGLAGRELTEMARLTQAGCVGLSQANAPMTDNRTFLHALQYAGTFGLTVWLRAQDAALAAGGVAASGAVASRLGLAGIPVVAETIALHTILELVRVTGTRVHLCRLSSAAGLAIVRAAKAEGLPVTCDVAAHHLHLTDMDIGYFDAQYRLDPPLRAQRDREAIREAARDGTIDALCSDHTPLAADARLVPFADATPGASGLELLLSLVLKWADESRVPLVDALARVTHAPAQRLAHVAPGAGRLAPGQPADVCVFAPSAHWTVAAQHLRSAGHNTPFLGYELPGRVCLTLVGGHVAHETLAV encoded by the coding sequence ATGAAACTGCATCTGAAGGGTGGCCGCGTCATCGATCCTGCGACGCGAACCGACCGGGTTCAGGACGTCTTCATTGCCGAAGGCAACATCGCTTCGCTGGGCGAGATGCCCGCCGATTTCACCGCAGAGCGCACGTTCGATGCGACGGGGCTGGTCGTCATGCCGGGGCTGGTGGATCTCGCCGCGCGCCGCGTGACGGTGGCCAGTGAAGCGGCAGCGGCGCTGGCCGGTGGTGTAACGCGCGTGGTTTGTCCGCCCGATGCCGATCCCGTGCTGGACAAGCCCGACCTTGTCGAGATGTTGCAATTGCGCGCTCGCGCCACACATCTTGTGCAGGTCCACCCGCTGGGCGCGTTGAGCGTCGGCCTCGCGGGCCGTGAACTGACGGAAATGGCGCGATTGACGCAGGCGGGCTGCGTAGGGCTTTCGCAGGCCAATGCGCCGATGACCGATAACCGCACGTTCTTGCACGCGCTGCAATACGCGGGCACGTTTGGTCTGACGGTATGGCTACGTGCGCAGGACGCCGCGCTGGCTGCGGGTGGCGTGGCCGCGAGTGGGGCCGTGGCGTCGCGTCTTGGTCTGGCCGGGATTCCGGTGGTCGCCGAGACGATCGCGCTCCACACAATTCTTGAACTCGTGCGGGTGACCGGCACGCGGGTGCATCTGTGCCGCTTGTCGTCTGCCGCAGGGTTGGCGATTGTACGTGCGGCAAAGGCTGAAGGGTTGCCGGTGACGTGCGACGTTGCCGCGCATCACCTCCATCTGACGGACATGGATATCGGTTATTTTGATGCCCAGTACCGGCTTGATCCACCGCTGCGGGCCCAGCGCGACCGTGAGGCCATTCGGGAAGCGGCGCGCGACGGTACGATCGATGCCTTATGCTCGGACCATACGCCGCTCGCTGCCGATGCCCGTCTGGTACCGTTTGCGGACGCCACGCCTGGGGCGAGCGGGCTGGAGCTATTGCTTTCGCTGGTGCTGAAGTGGGCAGACGAGTCGCGCGTGCCGTTGGTCGACGCGCTGGCACGCGTGACGCATGCGCCGGCTCAGCGGCTCGCACATGTCGCGCCGGGCGCCGGCCGTCTCGCCCCGGGCCAGCCCGCCGATGTCTGCGTATTTGCGCCGTCGGCGCACTGGACGGTTGCCGCGCAGCATTTACGTAGCGCCGGTCATAACACCCCGTTCCTGGGATACGAATTGCCGGGGCGCGTATGCCTCACGTTGGTCGGTGGCCACGTGGCGCACGAAACCCTCGCCGTTTAG
- a CDS encoding lysophospholipid acyltransferase family protein: MLLIKKLRLGLHLSRGLLTALLLFPFLNEAAKHRRIRAWSQKLLKLCGMRLEVDQHAALPDSGVMLLCNHVSWIDIFAINAWQPVRFVAKAEIRHWPLVGWLCVQTRTIFLQRERRADARRIMHYLSDCLRDGDIITVFPEGTTTDGRSLLPFHANLLQAPVSTGKPVQPLCLFYTDASSGRHTMAPAYIGEMSLIESIDMILRAPPMTVRLSVGEPQYPQEGQHRREFALGAQKAVGDALQGFLPEAVLPQSGSVGSRDSVLSDEEGDAAQAVQV, encoded by the coding sequence GTGCTCTTGATCAAAAAACTCCGCCTCGGCCTGCACCTCTCTCGCGGCCTGTTGACTGCGCTGCTGCTCTTCCCGTTTCTGAACGAAGCGGCGAAGCACCGCCGCATTCGTGCATGGTCGCAGAAGCTGCTGAAGCTGTGCGGCATGCGTCTTGAGGTCGATCAACATGCCGCGTTGCCCGACAGTGGCGTCATGCTGCTGTGCAACCACGTGTCCTGGATCGACATCTTCGCGATCAATGCGTGGCAACCGGTGCGCTTTGTCGCGAAGGCCGAAATTCGCCACTGGCCGCTGGTCGGCTGGCTATGCGTACAGACGCGCACGATCTTCCTGCAACGCGAGCGTCGTGCCGATGCGCGCCGCATCATGCATTACCTGTCCGATTGCCTGCGCGACGGCGACATCATCACGGTTTTCCCCGAAGGCACAACGACGGACGGACGCAGCCTGCTGCCGTTCCACGCCAATCTGTTACAAGCCCCGGTGAGCACCGGCAAGCCTGTGCAGCCGCTGTGCCTGTTCTACACCGATGCCTCGAGCGGGCGGCACACAATGGCCCCGGCTTACATTGGCGAGATGAGTCTGATCGAGTCCATCGACATGATTCTGCGCGCACCGCCGATGACGGTGCGACTGTCGGTTGGCGAGCCGCAGTATCCGCAGGAAGGGCAACATCGACGTGAGTTCGCGCTGGGCGCGCAGAAGGCGGTCGGCGACGCGTTGCAGGGCTTTTTGCCGGAGGCGGTGTTGCCGCAAAGCGGTTCGGTCGGCTCGCGCGATTCCGTGCTGAGCGACGAAGAGGGCGATGCGGCACAGGCGGTTCAGGTCTGA
- a CDS encoding symmetrical bis(5'-nucleosyl)-tetraphosphatase — protein MRDIYAIGDLQGCQTSFEQLLARLPEDADLWLAGDLINRGPRSLDTLRQVIALGNRATAILGNHDLHLLAVAAGVRQAHGSDTIDDILNAPDRDALIDWVRHRPLAHLAHGHLMVHAGVLPQWDATQVITLARDVETQLRGPAWKTFLSRMFGNQPDQWQEGLIDEDRQRLTINALTRMRFCTADGRIDFKIKEGADAATTELKPWFELPGRRTADVTVVFGHWSALGLVMRENVLGLDTGCVWGGKLTAVKLASSPAKRELIQIDCPQIRDPFALADGKKRAKMKKADKAEDAFEAAKAEKIGKSARKPDKADKPAKADKLDKAERGDKMDKVDRAGKRKGE, from the coding sequence ATGCGTGACATCTATGCCATCGGCGACCTGCAAGGTTGCCAGACGTCGTTTGAACAACTGCTCGCACGCCTGCCCGAGGACGCGGATCTCTGGCTCGCGGGCGATCTCATCAATCGCGGCCCGCGTTCGCTCGACACGCTGCGTCAGGTCATTGCGCTGGGCAATCGCGCGACGGCCATCCTCGGCAATCACGATCTGCATCTGCTGGCCGTGGCGGCGGGTGTGCGTCAGGCCCACGGCAGCGACACTATCGACGATATTCTCAACGCTCCCGACCGCGATGCCCTTATCGACTGGGTCCGCCATCGACCACTCGCGCACCTCGCGCATGGCCATCTGATGGTGCATGCCGGCGTGCTACCCCAATGGGATGCCACGCAAGTCATTACGCTCGCACGCGATGTCGAGACTCAATTGCGCGGCCCGGCGTGGAAAACGTTCCTCTCGCGGATGTTCGGCAACCAGCCCGATCAGTGGCAGGAAGGGCTCATCGACGAGGACCGGCAGCGTCTCACGATCAACGCGCTGACTCGCATGCGCTTCTGCACCGCAGACGGGCGCATCGACTTCAAGATCAAGGAAGGCGCCGATGCGGCCACGACCGAACTGAAGCCATGGTTCGAATTGCCGGGCCGTCGCACAGCCGATGTCACAGTCGTCTTTGGTCACTGGTCGGCGCTCGGTCTGGTCATGCGCGAGAACGTCCTCGGCCTCGATACGGGCTGCGTCTGGGGCGGCAAATTGACGGCGGTGAAGCTCGCCAGCTCCCCAGCCAAGCGCGAGCTGATTCAGATCGATTGCCCGCAGATTCGCGACCCATTCGCACTGGCTGACGGCAAGAAGCGCGCCAAAATGAAGAAGGCCGATAAGGCCGAAGATGCCTTTGAGGCTGCCAAAGCCGAGAAGATCGGCAAGAGCGCACGCAAGCCGGACAAAGCCGATAAGCCCGCGAAGGCCGATAAGCTGGATAAAGCCGAACGAGGCGACAAGATGGATAAGGTCGACAGAGCGGGGAAACGCAAAGGCGAATGA
- a CDS encoding MraY family glycosyltransferase: protein MLSLAIALVVSFVATLLIVRYAHVHSRFSGDSDVAGVQKFHVLPVPRIGGVGILMGLLVAAAALGISYPKVSRDILLLVACGLPAFLSGFIEDLTKKVTPTVRLVCTVFAAFLAWLVLDIHITRIDIGMADRALMIVAVSVPLTVLCVAGMANAINIIDGFNGLAAMVAMIMFASLGYVGFQVQDPVVLTTSMIMVGAILGFFIFNFPGGLIFLGDGGAYFLGFMLAEIAVLLVMRNPQVSPWYPALMVIYPAFEVCFSIYRKRFVRGISPGIPDGVHLHMLVYKRLMRWAAGARTASALTQRNSLTSPYLWLLCLLAVIPATVFWRHSLVLALCCVAFMVTYVWLYLRIVRFKAPRWLIYKK from the coding sequence ATGCTGAGTCTCGCCATCGCTCTCGTCGTGTCGTTTGTCGCGACGCTGCTGATCGTGCGCTACGCGCACGTTCATTCCCGCTTCTCTGGCGATAGCGATGTCGCCGGGGTGCAGAAGTTTCACGTACTCCCGGTGCCGCGCATTGGCGGCGTGGGCATTCTTATGGGACTGCTCGTCGCTGCCGCAGCGCTGGGTATCTCATACCCCAAGGTCTCGCGCGACATCCTGTTGCTCGTCGCCTGCGGGTTGCCCGCCTTCCTCTCCGGCTTCATCGAGGATCTGACCAAGAAGGTCACACCGACGGTCCGCCTCGTCTGCACCGTGTTCGCTGCATTCCTGGCGTGGCTCGTACTCGATATCCATATCACCCGCATCGACATCGGCATGGCCGATCGCGCGCTAATGATTGTCGCCGTGTCGGTACCGCTGACCGTGCTGTGCGTTGCCGGCATGGCCAACGCCATCAACATCATCGACGGCTTCAACGGCCTTGCCGCCATGGTCGCGATGATCATGTTTGCCTCGCTCGGCTATGTCGGGTTTCAGGTGCAGGACCCCGTTGTGCTCACCACGTCGATGATCATGGTGGGCGCCATTCTCGGGTTCTTCATCTTCAACTTCCCCGGCGGCCTGATTTTTCTGGGCGACGGCGGCGCCTATTTCCTCGGCTTCATGCTGGCCGAGATCGCCGTGCTGCTGGTCATGCGCAACCCGCAGGTCTCGCCGTGGTATCCCGCCCTCATGGTGATTTACCCGGCTTTCGAAGTCTGCTTCTCGATCTATCGCAAACGCTTCGTACGCGGTATCTCGCCCGGCATTCCCGATGGCGTGCATTTGCACATGCTTGTCTACAAGCGGCTGATGCGCTGGGCCGCCGGCGCACGTACGGCGAGCGCGCTGACGCAACGCAACTCCTTGACGTCGCCGTACCTTTGGCTGCTATGCTTGTTGGCAGTGATCCCGGCAACGGTTTTCTGGCGACATAGCCTGGTGCTGGCGCTGTGCTGCGTCGCCTTTATGGTGACGTATGTCTGGCTGTATCTGCGCATCGTTCGCTTCAAGGCACCACGCTGGCTGATTTACAAGAAATAA
- a CDS encoding MraY family glycosyltransferase, whose protein sequence is MLNLTLALVVSFITTLLIVRYAHVHAHFSSDSDTKGVQKVHAHPVPRIGGLGIMLGLLVAATFATFNYRGGRLEETLLLTACAAPVFLGGFIEDITKRVSPRVRLLCAMASALVAYWVLGIHINRIGIAPIDSLLAIPLISVALTVVCTAAMTNAINIIDGFNGLAAMVSIFMFASLGYVAFQVGDSVVLSAAMIMIGAVLGFFILNYPNGLIFLGDGGAYFIGFMLAELAILLVMRNPMVSPWYPALMLIYPIFEVCFSIYRRRFVRGVSPSMPDGVHLHMLIYKRVLRWAVGSKVAAQLARRNSMTSPYLWVLCLSAVVPATIFWRHSALLAACCLVFIVVYVWLYQRIVRFRSPRWIIFKKK, encoded by the coding sequence ATGCTGAACCTGACATTGGCATTGGTGGTTTCATTTATCACTACGCTGCTCATTGTGCGGTATGCCCATGTGCATGCGCATTTCTCCAGCGACAGCGATACGAAAGGGGTTCAGAAGGTTCATGCCCACCCGGTGCCCCGCATTGGAGGACTGGGCATTATGCTCGGCCTGCTCGTGGCAGCCACGTTTGCAACGTTCAATTATCGTGGCGGACGACTAGAGGAAACCCTGCTGCTTACCGCCTGCGCCGCGCCGGTATTTCTGGGCGGATTCATCGAGGACATTACCAAACGTGTCTCGCCGCGCGTTCGTTTGTTATGCGCGATGGCATCGGCTCTTGTGGCCTATTGGGTGTTGGGCATTCATATCAATCGCATTGGTATCGCACCGATCGATAGCCTTCTGGCGATTCCGTTGATTTCGGTTGCGCTGACCGTTGTGTGTACCGCAGCCATGACGAATGCGATCAATATCATCGATGGCTTTAACGGCCTTGCCGCGATGGTCAGCATATTCATGTTCGCGTCACTTGGCTACGTCGCTTTTCAAGTCGGCGATAGTGTCGTGCTTTCGGCGGCAATGATCATGATTGGCGCCGTTCTCGGTTTTTTCATTTTGAATTATCCGAACGGACTGATTTTCCTGGGGGACGGTGGCGCCTATTTCATTGGGTTCATGCTCGCGGAACTCGCCATATTGCTGGTGATGCGAAACCCGATGGTTTCCCCATGGTATCCGGCACTCATGCTGATTTACCCGATTTTCGAAGTCTGTTTTTCGATCTACCGACGGCGCTTTGTTCGGGGGGTGTCCCCCAGCATGCCGGATGGGGTGCACTTGCACATGCTCATCTACAAGCGCGTACTGCGCTGGGCGGTTGGCTCGAAGGTTGCCGCGCAACTCGCACGGCGCAATTCAATGACGTCGCCGTACCTGTGGGTGCTTTGTCTGTCCGCCGTCGTCCCGGCAACGATCTTCTGGCGACATAGCGCTTTGCTCGCCGCATGTTGTCTCGTGTTCATCGTGGTGTATGTCTGGCTGTATCAGCGAATCGTACGATTCCGCTCGCCGCGGTGGATAATTTTTAAGAAAAAGTAA
- a CDS encoding glycosyltransferase family 4 protein codes for MQAPVLFCSNSFWSIHNFRGGPIRALLADGHPVHVVAPDDDYAPLLREMGCTVHIMPMASKGQNPFQDIALTLRLYRLYRRIRPAVCFHYTIKPNIYGAVAARWAGIPSVSITTGLGTVFINKSFITHVVRVLYRYAFRHTMENWLLNESDFDAMVRGGLVDIRKARLLPGEGVNLNHFALAPWPANDGTFRFLLIARLLRDKGVLEFVEAARALKASMPHVRCQLLGPADVENPTAISREQVAAWEREGLVEYLGVTQEVRPFIAQSHCIVLPSYREGLSRTLLEASAMGRPVITTDVHGCREVVTEGVTGWVVPAQDSTALAIRMTQVASMQTQDLTAVGHAGRAKVAHNFDERLVIAEYLRILGEVNGGRPRYPTHV; via the coding sequence ATGCAAGCACCTGTTCTTTTTTGCTCGAACTCCTTCTGGTCGATCCATAACTTCCGGGGGGGGCCGATTCGGGCATTGCTGGCCGACGGGCATCCGGTCCACGTCGTCGCCCCGGACGACGACTACGCGCCATTGCTGCGCGAAATGGGCTGCACGGTGCACATCATGCCGATGGCATCGAAGGGCCAGAACCCGTTTCAAGATATCGCCCTGACACTGCGCCTGTACCGTCTGTACCGACGAATTCGCCCGGCCGTCTGCTTCCATTACACAATCAAGCCGAACATTTATGGTGCCGTAGCGGCCCGCTGGGCGGGTATTCCGTCGGTCTCCATCACGACAGGCCTGGGCACGGTGTTCATCAACAAGTCATTCATTACCCATGTTGTCCGTGTGTTGTACCGGTATGCATTCCGGCACACGATGGAAAACTGGTTGCTCAACGAGTCGGACTTCGATGCCATGGTCCGAGGCGGACTGGTCGATATCCGCAAAGCGCGCTTGCTTCCCGGAGAAGGCGTCAACCTTAATCATTTCGCCCTGGCTCCGTGGCCCGCCAACGACGGTACGTTCCGATTCCTGCTGATTGCACGGTTGTTGCGGGACAAGGGGGTGTTGGAGTTCGTGGAGGCCGCGCGTGCGCTCAAAGCGTCGATGCCGCACGTTCGATGCCAGTTGCTAGGCCCCGCCGATGTCGAGAATCCGACGGCAATCTCACGAGAACAGGTCGCCGCGTGGGAGCGGGAGGGCCTCGTCGAGTATTTGGGTGTGACACAGGAAGTACGGCCCTTCATCGCGCAATCTCATTGCATCGTGCTGCCATCCTACCGCGAAGGCCTGTCGCGCACGCTACTCGAGGCGAGCGCCATGGGGCGCCCGGTCATCACGACCGACGTTCACGGATGCCGTGAGGTGGTGACCGAAGGAGTCACGGGATGGGTCGTACCGGCGCAGGACTCGACAGCATTGGCAATACGAATGACACAGGTGGCGAGCATGCAGACCCAAGATCTTACGGCGGTCGGGCACGCCGGGCGTGCTAAAGTAGCGCACAATTTCGACGAGCGATTGGTGATTGCCGAGTATCTGAGAATACTCGGCGAGGTCAATGGGGGGCGCCCGCGATACCCGACCCACGTTTAA
- a CDS encoding glycosyltransferase, which produces MRIALFVTGLQLGGAETQVADLARGHDVALISLTGNCAIALPESPRLTLIELKAGKTPWSLACAMRRLVSHLRAWRPDVVHAHMVHANLLARVARWFVPMPVLVTSAHSRNEGGRLRMLAYRLTDRWTDLTTNVSDDAVAAFVAQRAAPAARIASMPNGIDTTRYRPDVQTRTQWRAAAQAAPSGASENLPVDGPIVFAAGRMVDAKDYPTLVDAFAHVLRELPEARLFIAGDGPLRDTIQASIDARGLTGAITLLGRRNDVAQWMCAADVYVMSSAWEGLPLVVGEAMASGLPVVSTDCGGVRELIGSGAGNALVPVGDAQALGGALLRQLRADASVRYATGVANRERIVAHYSLDAVLTRWLETYARLAAARAVTH; this is translated from the coding sequence ATGAGGATCGCCCTGTTCGTCACCGGCCTGCAACTGGGCGGCGCAGAAACTCAGGTGGCGGATCTCGCCCGCGGTCATGACGTCGCGTTGATCTCGTTGACCGGCAATTGTGCAATCGCGCTGCCGGAGTCGCCGCGACTCACGCTCATCGAACTGAAAGCGGGCAAGACGCCGTGGTCGCTCGCGTGCGCCATGCGGAGGCTCGTCTCGCATCTGCGCGCGTGGCGGCCGGATGTCGTACACGCCCACATGGTGCATGCCAATCTGCTCGCACGCGTGGCGCGCTGGTTTGTGCCTATGCCGGTGCTTGTCACGAGCGCCCACAGCCGTAACGAAGGGGGACGTCTGCGGATGCTGGCCTACCGGCTGACCGACCGGTGGACGGATCTTACGACTAACGTCAGCGACGACGCCGTGGCGGCATTCGTCGCACAACGCGCCGCGCCTGCCGCGCGTATCGCGAGCATGCCCAACGGCATCGATACGACACGTTACCGGCCCGACGTGCAAACGCGCACGCAGTGGCGTGCCGCCGCTCAGGCAGCGCCATCCGGGGCTTCCGAGAATTTGCCCGTCGACGGGCCTATCGTCTTCGCCGCCGGCCGGATGGTCGACGCCAAAGACTATCCGACACTGGTCGACGCGTTCGCCCACGTACTCCGCGAATTGCCTGAGGCACGCCTGTTCATCGCAGGCGACGGGCCGCTGCGCGACACGATTCAGGCAAGCATCGACGCCCGCGGGCTCACCGGCGCCATCACGTTGCTCGGGCGTCGCAACGACGTTGCACAGTGGATGTGTGCCGCAGATGTGTACGTCATGTCGTCAGCGTGGGAGGGGTTGCCGCTCGTCGTCGGCGAGGCGATGGCGAGCGGGTTGCCCGTGGTGTCGACCGATTGCGGCGGGGTGCGCGAACTGATCGGCAGCGGCGCCGGCAACGCGCTGGTGCCTGTAGGCGATGCGCAGGCACTCGGCGGCGCCCTGCTTCGCCAACTGCGCGCCGACGCGAGCGTGCGCTACGCCACCGGTGTCGCCAATCGCGAGCGCATCGTCGCCCATTACTCTCTCGATGCCGTTCTCACACGATGGCTCGAGACCTATGCCCGACTGGCTGCGGCACGCGCCGTAACTCACTGA